From one Lycium ferocissimum isolate CSIRO_LF1 chromosome 5, AGI_CSIRO_Lferr_CH_V1, whole genome shotgun sequence genomic stretch:
- the LOC132057727 gene encoding uncharacterized protein LOC132057727, translating to MESMGASFQSIIEHASMVEGAKARAFGGGDKRPRQTGSYGGSSSRGAGQFSRPHQPYFDRPVHSALQASPSEPPRQRAPESSFSRPVDRAASSGSSVSVYQHSSPITCFSCGEVGHVARRCPRPRRDYQPPRTPISSGGRGGTSQRGGAQSGHGASHGSRGGSQPARGGSQSERGGSRTERGGAHCYSFRVGLREASDVVISGTIYVRHRAASVLFDPGSTYSYVSAFHVVGWDLPCDSIDIPVHVSTPVGDSVIVDRVYRSCLVTFMGYDTWVDLMILDMVDFDIILGMSWLSPYHAILDCHAKTVTLAMPGIPRLEWRGTPSPAPKKIISFLRAKKLVSKGCLAYLAHVRDTTVASPPLESIPIVSEFAEVFPSDLPGMPPDRDIDFCIDLDPGTRPISIPPYRMAPAELRELKEQLYEHQRPGGVLQRMPIPEWKWERITMDFVMGLPKTLGKFDSIWVIVDRLTKSAHFVPVQVSYTTEKLAKMYIRDIVRLHGVPISIVSDRGTIFTSRFWRAFHEELGTRLDLSTTFHPQTDGQSERTIQVLEDMLRACVIDFGGHWDQHLPLVEFAYNNSYHSSIGMAPFEALYGRRCRSPVGWFDGFEARPWSTDLLRESLDRVRVIQAKLLAAQSRQKMYADRKVRDLEFAIGDQVLLKVSPMKGVMRFGKKGKLSPRYIGPFKIIGRMGDVAYELALLQGLAGVHPIFHVSMLKKYHADGTYIVRWDSILLDENLTYEEEPIAILDRQVRKLRSKEIASMKVQWKHRPIEKATWETKSDMRSRYPQLFTIQVFSRFFLFFARGRAMVQLVSDVTTRLVVIVFSAFLPFLEH from the exons ATGGagtctatgggggcttccttccagtccattatcgagcatgcttctatggttgagggcgctaaggcccgtgcttttggtggtggtgacaagaggccacgtcagactgggagttatggtggttctagttcGAGAGGCGCCGGTCAGTTTTCGAGGCCGCATCAGCCATATTTCGATCGTCCTGTGCATTCAGCGTTACAGGCTTCCCCCAGTGAGCCACCTAGgcagagagctcctgagagttcGTTCTCCAGACCAGTGGACAGGGCTGCTTCATCCGGGTCTTCAGTTTCTGTGTATCAGCATTCGTCTCCTATTACCTGTTTTTCTTGTGGAGAGGTTGGGCATGTTGCTAGGAGATGTCCCCGACCCAGGCGGGATTATCAGCCGCCGAGGACTCCGATATCATCTGGTGGTCGAGGTGGGACTTCTCAGAGGGGCGGCGCTCAGTCAGGCCATGGTGCTTCTcatggttctagaggtggtTCCCAGCCAGCTAGAGGTGGTTCACAGAGTGAGAGAGGGGGATCTCGTACTGAGCGtggtggagcccattgttactcatttcgGGTAGGCCTGCGAGAGGCCTCAGATGTTGTGATTTCAGGTACCATTTAtgtccgtcatagagcagcatctgtgttatttgatcctggatccacctattcgtatgtatctgcatttcatgtcgttggttgggatttgccttgtgatagcatagatatacctgttcatgtgtctactccggtcggagattctgtgattgttgatcgagtttaccggtcttgtttggttacttttatggggtatgacacttgggtagatttgatgattctcgatatggtggactttgatattatattggggatgtcctggctttctccttatcacgcgatcttggactgtcacgccaagacagtcaccttagccatgccgggcattcctaggcttgagtggaggggtactcctagtcccgctccgaagaagatcatttccttccttcgggcgaagaagttagtaagtaaggggtgtttagcctaTTTGgctcatgttcgtgatacgacggttgcatctccaccccttgagtctattcctattgtgagcgagttcgcggaggtattcccgtcggatctgccgggtatgccacccgatcgcgacattgatttctgtattgacttggatccgggcactcgtcctatttctattccaccatatcggatggcacctgctgagttgagagagcttaaggagcagtta tatgagcaccagcgacccggtggtgtgcttcagaggatgcccattcccgagtggaagtgggagaggattaccatggattttgttatgggtcttccgaagacccttggcaagtttgactctatttgggtgatagttgatcggttgactaagtccgctcactttgttccagttcaggtttcctataccacggagaagttagccaagatgtacattcgggatattgtgaggttgcatggggttcctatttctattgtatctgatcggggtactatcttcacttcccgattctggagggcgtttcatgaggagttgggtacccgattggatcttagtacaacttttcatccccagaccgatggccagtccgagcggaccattcaggtgctcgaggacatgttgagagcgtgtgttattgattttggtggtcattgggatcaacacttaccattggtagagtttgcgtacaataacagttatcattcgagtattggtatggcgccttttgaggctttgtatggtaggagatgtagatctccggttggttggtttgatggattcgaggctcgaccttggagtacggatctgttgagagagtcccttgatagagtgagagttattcaggccaagcttttggcagctcagagtcggcaaaagatgtatgcggaccggaaggtccgggatttggagtttgctattggtgaccaggttctattgaaggtttcacccatgaagggtgttatgaggtttggtaagaagggcaagttgagccccaggtatattggTCCATTTAAGATTATTGGTCGTAtgggtgatgtagcttatgagttggcattgctgcaaggcttggcgggagttcatccgatttttcatgtttcgatgctgaagaagtaccatgccgatggtacctacattgttcgttgggattctatattgcttgatgagaatttgacttatgaggaggagcctatcgcgatcttggataggcaggttcgaaagttgaggtcgaaagagattgcttctatgaaggtgcaatggaagcaccgtcctattgagaaggctacttgggagaccaagtccgacatgcgtagccgatatccccagttgttcacaATTCAGGTATTTTCCcgcttttttcttttcttcgctcgaggacgagcgatggttcaattggtatctgatgtaacgacccgtttggtcgttatagtcttttcggcatttttgccctttctcgagcattga